TCCAGTTTTCATGTCTGATTCCTTCTTTCTCGTTTCTCTCTTCCCGAAGACGCCCGCGAACAAGGACGATGGTCTCCGGAATCATGCCCGTTCCGGGAGCGCGACATGGATGACCATCGCCTTCTAGGAATCGCCGGCGGACTTTCGGGTGTAATAGGATGCGGCCAGACCGAGGATCGCAAAATCATCGATCAGGCCGAAGAACGGGATATTGTCGGGAATGAAGTCGACCGGGGTCAAAAGATAGAACAGAGCCCCGTAAGCGATGAATTTGTCGGGAAGATCGAGCTTGCGGGATCGGACAATGTTCCAGAGTGTCGTGATCCGGGACGACCATTCGTCTCCCAGTTTTTTGAATGCCGACACTTCGGAGGCATGTCCCTCGACATCGGTCTGTTTCGGCATCTGCGCCCCGATCTGAAGAAGGCCGCTCAGGATCTGGTCCCGGGACACCGGACGCCCCTGCGTAAAGTTTTCCCCGAGGCCGAGATTCCGGAGTGCCGCCCGGTATCCGGCGGAAGGAGACGCAGAAAAGAGAAGCGACTGCACCTCCGGCAAGGACGGATCCAGTCGGCCTTCGGCGACAAGGGCCAGGCAGGCTTCGCGCATGGCCGGGAGATAGATCCGCGGAATCCGGAAGCCTTCAGGCTTTCGCAACCAGCGGCGGATCGTCATTCCCGACAGACCGATCCGCCGTCCGAACTCTTCGGGGGAATCGCCCGTCCTGTTCAGCATGATTAACAATTGTGAATTTGTCATAAACAAATCATAAGAGTGCCCCCGCACATCTGTCAACAGGGCACCGGAGAGAAAAATCCCGCCTCAGGACCGGGAGGAAACGGAAAATGGCTGATTCCCGGACTGCCCCGGAAAGAGAGAGGAAAGAGCACAGCGGGTAAAGATACGCGGAGTTTCAGAAAAGACCTTTCTGTCCGGTCCGTTTTTCAGGGGGCCACAAAAACCTCTGGACGCACGTCTCCAGAAAGCCGGGGCCCTCCGGCCAAAACGGATACAGGGGACCCGAACCCACCAATGCCGTTCTCATGGATTGGAGACCACCTTAGAGACATCCAAATCGATTCGTCCGGAAGACATTCCTCCCGTTTTCCTCCGGACCCGGAACCGGCGAAACCGGGAAACCCCGAACCTTTCTCGAGGAACGGCTTCCTGTCCGGCTTCGTTTTGACGGTGTTCAGGGTTTGCGGAGGGAGAATACGCCGGGAGCCCCAAAGATCCAGCGTTCGGGTTGAGGCGGTTCTCCGGCGACGCCGACATACCGGACCCCCGCGGGTCCGTCCGAAAACCCGAGGATCCGGAACGGCCCTGCGACCCCCTTGATCTTTTCGCAATGCTCCCGGGAGAAGTGGTTGGCGAAACCGATTTCATCGTGGGCGACGGCATCTTCGTGCAGCCGGTTCATTGCCGCCAGGGAGGGGCACGCATAGGTGGTGCGGATGACCATCACCGCCTCTCCGGCCCGGAGACTGGCAAGATCGGCCGGCGGCAGGGAGTGGCCCCGGCGGACGCCGGATTTTGCCAGATACACGGCCACGGAAACGGCCAGCATGATCGTGATGGCCCCGATCAGGTGTTTTTTCGTCAGCAAGACTTCTCCTCGCATTCTGTCTGTCGCACGTCTTTTTGTCGTTATTTTGTCGTTATTGCGGGATTCCCGGCCTTACGGCCGGGACACATGGGGGTTGCCGCGAAGATAGAAGCGCAACAGACGGCGTGCCCAGGCTCCCGCATAGTCCACGCCAATCCGGGGACGACGGACGACCGGGCCGACGGGTCCGGGATCTCCCGGACAGATCGTGAGAGTTCCCTCCGTCAGGTCTTTGCCGTTGGACGACCGGTCGATCTCCAGGGCCCGGCAGAGACGGCCGGGGCCGTTTCCCGGCCCCAGAAGATTCCGGACCGGCTCCACCGCGCGGATCAGCACCGCAGCTCCATGCCCTTCGGCTTCCGTCACAACGTTCATGCAGGAATACATCCCGTAGATCAGATAGACATAGGCGAAGCCGGGCGGACCGAACATGATACGGGTCCGCGGGGTGAGCCCCCGGGAGGAATGAGATGCCTTGTCGTGGGCCCCCAGATAGGCTTCGACCTCCACGATGCGCCCGATCCTGGGGCCCCCCTCTGTCCGATGGACAAGCAGCTTTCCGAGGAGTTCCCGGGCGACCACGCAGGTATCACGATCGTAAAACATCCGTCCCAGGGGATCGCCCGGAACAGGTTCAACCGTCTCCCGGATCGTCGGGACGCCCCTGTCCCTCTCATGTTGCGGTTCTCTGGAAACAGGAGTGTTCAAGGTCCTCCCCGGTCCTCGGAGGACGGAGGAGGCAATCCGGTCAGGCTGGCCGCAAGATGCTTCAGCCCTTCCGACCATTCATGACCCAGGATCCGGAACGACGGGTCGTCCTCGTCGAGGGTCCAGCGCATCCGGGTTGAAAAGACGTCTTTCTCCAGACACAGGAGATCGATGGGAAACCCCACGGAGATATTGCTCCGCATGGTCGAATCAAAGGAGACGAGGAGGCTCTTGGCCGCGTCCATCAGGGACAGGTCGGGGGTGATCACCCGGTCGAGAATGGGTTTCCCGTACTTGGTTTCCCCGATCTGGAAAAACGGCGTCTCCTGCGTCGCCTCGATGAAGTTTCCCTGGGAATAAATCCGGAACAGACGGGGCTCTTCCCCCTGGATCTGTCCGCCCAAAATGAAGGACGCACTGAAGTCGATGTTGTTCTGGGCAAGATAGGGACCTTCGCGCTGCTGCACTTCCCGGAGCGTCTCCCCCAGAAGATTCGCCGCGTCGAACAGGGAGGAGGTCGTCAGGAGGGTTTCTCCCCCTTCCCAGCG
The sequence above is drawn from the Leptospirillum ferriphilum ML-04 genome and encodes:
- a CDS encoding YkvA family protein, with product MLNRTGDSPEEFGRRIGLSGMTIRRWLRKPEGFRIPRIYLPAMREACLALVAEGRLDPSLPEVQSLLFSASPSAGYRAALRNLGLGENFTQGRPVSRDQILSGLLQIGAQMPKQTDVEGHASEVSAFKKLGDEWSSRITTLWNIVRSRKLDLPDKFIAYGALFYLLTPVDFIPDNIPFFGLIDDFAILGLAASYYTRKSAGDS
- a CDS encoding DNA-3-methyladenine glycosylase, yielding MFYDRDTCVVARELLGKLLVHRTEGGPRIGRIVEVEAYLGAHDKASHSSRGLTPRTRIMFGPPGFAYVYLIYGMYSCMNVVTEAEGHGAAVLIRAVEPVRNLLGPGNGPGRLCRALEIDRSSNGKDLTEGTLTICPGDPGPVGPVVRRPRIGVDYAGAWARRLLRFYLRGNPHVSRP
- a CDS encoding proteasome-type protease; amino-acid sequence: MTYCAALKLEKGLVFGSDSRTNAGVDDVATFRKMKIFEKPNDRVLVVLSSGNLSITQAALTMVEKRFHRWEGGETLLTTSSLFDAANLLGETLREVQQREGPYLAQNNIDFSASFILGGQIQGEEPRLFRIYSQGNFIEATQETPFFQIGETKYGKPILDRVITPDLSLMDAAKSLLVSFDSTMRSNISVGFPIDLLCLEKDVFSTRMRWTLDEDDPSFRILGHEWSEGLKHLAASLTGLPPPSSEDRGGP